Proteins found in one Lutimonas zeaxanthinifaciens genomic segment:
- a CDS encoding dipeptidase codes for MSGVKKYIDQNKDRFIEELLHLLRIPSVSADKSFEKDVLNTAEAVSDYLRKAGCNKVEICETPGYPIVFGEHIIDQNLPTVLVYGHYDVQPPDPIDLWESPPFEPVIKSTDLHPEGAIFARGACDDKGQMFMHLKAFEIMMKLGTLPCNVKFMIEGEEEVGSESLEWFVKRNQDKLKNDVILISDTGMISNSQPSITTGLRGLSYVEVEVTGPNRDLHSGLYGGAVANPINILSKMIASLHDENNHITIPGFYDKVIEATKEERKEMAKAPFSLEDYQNSLDIEEVFGEKGYTTNERNSIRPTLDVNGIWGGYTGEGAKTVIASKAYAKISMRLVPDQHPDEITELFKNHFEKIAPKAVKVKVTPHHGGHAYVTPIDNIGYQAANKAYTDTFGVPAIPQRSGGSIPIVALFEKELKSKTILMGFGLDSDAIHSPNEHYGIFNYLKGIETIPLFYKYYVDLFVVNPS; via the coding sequence ATGTCAGGGGTAAAAAAATACATTGATCAAAATAAAGACAGATTTATTGAAGAGTTACTTCATTTGTTGAGAATACCATCTGTTAGTGCCGATAAATCCTTTGAAAAGGATGTATTAAATACTGCCGAAGCCGTAAGTGATTATCTGCGAAAAGCAGGATGCAACAAGGTGGAAATATGTGAAACCCCGGGTTATCCGATTGTATTTGGAGAACATATTATTGATCAAAACCTGCCTACTGTATTAGTTTACGGGCATTATGATGTTCAGCCCCCCGACCCAATTGACCTCTGGGAATCTCCCCCGTTTGAACCGGTAATCAAGTCTACCGACCTCCATCCTGAGGGAGCGATATTTGCAAGGGGTGCATGTGACGACAAGGGTCAAATGTTTATGCACTTGAAAGCCTTTGAGATTATGATGAAATTGGGCACGCTTCCATGTAATGTCAAATTTATGATTGAAGGGGAAGAAGAAGTAGGATCAGAAAGCCTGGAGTGGTTCGTAAAAAGAAATCAGGATAAATTAAAAAATGATGTTATTCTAATCTCTGATACCGGTATGATCAGCAACTCACAGCCCTCGATTACCACAGGGTTGAGAGGGTTGAGTTATGTTGAAGTCGAAGTGACCGGGCCCAACCGAGATCTTCATTCGGGCCTCTACGGAGGGGCAGTGGCCAATCCGATCAACATCTTAAGCAAAATGATTGCTTCGCTCCACGACGAAAATAATCATATCACTATTCCCGGGTTTTACGACAAAGTTATAGAGGCAACCAAAGAAGAACGCAAAGAAATGGCAAAAGCACCTTTCTCACTGGAGGACTATCAGAATTCATTGGATATTGAGGAAGTATTTGGGGAAAAAGGCTACACCACTAATGAAAGAAATTCCATCAGGCCCACGCTTGACGTAAACGGTATTTGGGGCGGATATACCGGAGAAGGTGCCAAAACAGTAATAGCGAGCAAAGCTTATGCTAAGATTTCCATGCGGCTTGTGCCGGATCAGCATCCGGATGAAATCACTGAATTATTCAAAAATCATTTTGAAAAAATTGCCCCAAAGGCAGTCAAAGTCAAAGTAACACCTCATCACGGAGGTCATGCCTATGTGACGCCTATTGACAATATTGGTTATCAGGCGGCAAACAAAGCCTATACCGATACCTTTGGGGTTCCGGCCATACCGCAGAGATCAGGTGGAAGTATTCCAATTGTAGCATTATTTGAAAAGGAGTTAAAGAGTAAAACGATTCTTATGGGATTTGGATTGGACAGTGATGCCATTCACTCTCCTAACGAACATTACGGTATTTTCAATTACCTTAAAGGAATAGAAACCATCCCTTTGTTTTACAAATATTATGTCGATTTATTTGTAGTGAATCCTTCCTAA